One genomic window of Cricetulus griseus strain 17A/GY chromosome 3, alternate assembly CriGri-PICRH-1.0, whole genome shotgun sequence includes the following:
- the Zfp90 gene encoding zinc finger protein 90 homolog isoform X1 has translation MAPRPPTATPQESVTFKDVAVDFTREEWHHVDPAQRSLYRDVMLENYSHLVSLGYQVSKPEVIFKLEQGEEPWISEREIQRPFCPDWKTRPDTKSLGIQRGKSEVSHSTNVLSHAILGDIWDASIQKHQEGWKRHLEPEVSSQKKIATLEKNFEQNKFDEDSRLSIDLVPKLDIPSSLKPSECERLGNNVDYNSELVTQSSIPAKKKPYKCDKCRKSFIHRSSLNKHEKIHKDDAYPNGTDQGVYSGRKHHECTDCGKTFLWKTQLTEHQRIHTGEKPFECNVCGKAFRHSSSLGQHENAHTGEKPYQCSLCGKAFQRSSSLVQHQRIHTGEKPYRCNLCGRSFRHGTSLTQHEVTHSGEKPFQCKECGKAFSRCSSLVQHERTHTGEKPFECSICGRAFGQSPSLYKHMRIHKRGNPYQSSNFSMAFEPNTSLIQGESALTEVKSYRCNDCGEDFHHITDFTDHQRIHAGESSFNSEQAFSQQPVSHPREKPYQCNVCGKAFKRSTSFIEHHRIHTGEKPYECNECGEAFSRRSSLTQHERTHTGEKPYECIDCGKAFSQSSSLIQHERTHTGEKPYECNECGRAFRKKTNLHDHQRIHTGEKPYACKECGKNFSRSSALTKHQRIHTRNKP, from the exons GGTATCAAGTGTCCAAGCCAGAGGTGATCTTCAAATTGGAGCAAGGAGAAGAGCCATGGATCTCAGAGAGAGAAATCCAAAGACCTTTCTGTCCAG ACTGGAAGACCAGGCCTGACACCAAGTCGTTGGGTATTCAGCGTGGCAAATCTGAAGTATCCCATAGTACAAATGTTCTGTCACATGCCATATTAGGAGATATCTGGGATGCCAGTATCCAGAAGCACCAGGAAGGTTGGAAGAGACATCTGGAGCCAGAGGTGTCTTCCCAGAAAAAAATAGCCACTCTAGAGAAAAATTTTGAACAAAACAAATTTGATGAAGACTCTAGATTGAGCATAGACTTGGTTCCAAAACTAGACATTCCTTCAAGTCTAAAGCCCAGTGAATGTGAAAGACTTGGAAATAATGTGGACTATAACTCAGAATTAGTTACTCAGAGTAGTATCCCTGCAAAAAAGAAGCCTTATAAGTGTGATAAATGTAGGAAATCATTTATTCACAGATCATCACTTAATAAACATGAGAAAATTCACAAAGATGATGCTTATCCCAATGGTACAGACCAAGGAGTTTATTCTGGAAGGAAACATCATGAATGTACTGATTGTGGGAAGACCTTCCTCTGGAAAACACAGCTTACTGAACATCAGAGAATTCACACTGGGGAAAAACCCTTTGAGTGTAATGTGTGTGGAAAGGCCTTCAGGCACAGCTCATCCCTAGGTCAACATGAAAATgcacatacaggagagaaaccctaccaGTGTAGTCTCTGTGGGAAAGCCTTTCAGCGCAGTTCCTCTCTTGTTCAACACCAGAGAATTCACACGGGAGAAAAACCCTACCGATGTAATCTCTGTGGGAGGTCATTCAGGCATGGTACATCCCTCACTCAACATGAGGTCACACATAGTGGAGAGAAACCGTTCCAGTGTaaggaatgtgggaaagccttcagtaGATGTTCTTCCCTTGTCCAACATGAGAGgactcatactggagagaaaccctttgAATGTAGCATATGTGGGAGGGCTTTTGGTCAGAGCCCATCCCTTTATAAGCATATGAGGATTCATAAAAGAGGCAATCCTTACCAAAGCAGTAACTTCAGCATGGCTTTTGAGCCTAACACATCTCTTATTCAAGGTGAAAGTGCACTTACTGAAGTAAAATCATACCGTTGTAATGATTGTGGAGAAGACTTCCATCATATTACAGACTTCACTGACCATCAGAGGATCCATGCTGGAGAAAGTTCCTTTAACTCTGAACAGGCCTTCAGTCAGCAGCCTGTGTCTCATcctagagagaaaccctatcaatgTAATGTATGTGGAAAAGCTTTTAAAAGGAGTACAAGTTTTATAGAACATCatagaattcatactggagaaaaaccctatgaatgtaatgaatgtggaGAAGCCTTCAGTAGACGCTCATCACTTACCCAACATGAGAGAAcgcacactggagagaaaccatatgaatgtattgactgtgggaaagccttcagtcAAAGTTCTTCTCTTATTCAGCATGAAAGaactcatactggagagaaaccctatgaatgtaatgaatgtgggCGTGCCTTTAGGAAGAAAACCAACCTGCATGATCATCagagaattcacactggagaaaaaccctatgcTTGTAAGGAATGTGGGAAAAACTTCAGTAGAAGCTCAGCTCTTACTAAACACCAGAGAATTCATACACGAAATAAACCATAG